From the Leucobacter tenebrionis genome, one window contains:
- a CDS encoding hydantoinase B/oxoprolinase family protein: MSSSANSSKPVGPAVAPVDTVTFEVASAALQSAAEEMGSVLKRSSYSPIIRDMDDFSCALFTAEGDLVAQADYIPAQLGAMSLVVKSILHRWEGRISDGDAYICNHPYQGAMHLPDVNIVTPIFVAGELMAWAGTAAHHIDVGGVNPGSEGPELGELYGEGVVIPPIRLSVAGVENDDLVALLTENFRDPLSTLSDLRAQRASCHLGAERVHELAALYGTPQLIEVMRRMLSSVETTIGRLLEGMPDGSGEAEGALDDDGRGGDPTRIHAHIEKHGARLSIDLSGCDPQTAGAMNIPWASARAALVYAVRSVIAPGVSANDGLLRVLDITAPEGTVVNPLPPAAVSIRHNSCQRLADTLIRAMHRIWPDLAVASSQVSFFSFNIGSTHPRTGIPSVMADVVGGGTGATRDGDGLDGVDTYMANVGVMPTEVVETNYNVRIRRTEFRPGSQGRGKYNGGLGLVREYEILEHPQHATFYAEQTDSRFAPSGAAGGGDALPTTITVIGPDGEVIDRPRKTSRVLQPGTVVRVESGGGGGYGDPGERPEELREWDTREGRIH, encoded by the coding sequence ATGAGCAGTTCAGCCAACTCCAGCAAACCGGTCGGCCCCGCCGTCGCGCCGGTGGACACCGTTACCTTCGAGGTCGCGTCGGCGGCCCTGCAGTCGGCCGCGGAAGAGATGGGCAGCGTGCTCAAACGTTCGAGCTACAGCCCTATCATCCGCGACATGGACGACTTCTCGTGCGCGCTCTTCACCGCAGAGGGCGACCTCGTCGCGCAGGCCGACTACATCCCGGCGCAGCTCGGCGCGATGTCGCTCGTCGTGAAGTCGATCCTGCATCGGTGGGAGGGGCGGATCTCGGACGGCGACGCCTACATCTGCAACCACCCCTATCAGGGCGCGATGCATCTGCCCGATGTGAATATCGTCACGCCGATCTTCGTCGCGGGCGAGCTCATGGCATGGGCGGGCACCGCTGCGCACCATATCGACGTCGGCGGAGTAAACCCCGGCAGCGAAGGCCCCGAACTCGGTGAACTCTACGGCGAGGGCGTCGTGATACCCCCGATCCGGCTCTCGGTTGCGGGCGTCGAGAACGACGATCTGGTGGCGCTCCTCACCGAGAACTTCCGCGACCCGCTGTCGACCCTCTCGGATCTGCGCGCGCAGCGGGCGTCGTGCCATCTCGGCGCCGAACGCGTGCACGAACTGGCCGCGCTGTACGGCACGCCGCAGCTCATCGAGGTGATGCGGCGCATGCTCTCGAGCGTCGAGACCACGATCGGCCGGTTGCTCGAGGGGATGCCTGACGGTTCGGGCGAGGCCGAGGGGGCCCTCGACGACGATGGCCGCGGCGGTGATCCGACCCGGATCCACGCGCATATCGAGAAGCACGGCGCCCGCCTCTCGATCGATCTATCGGGCTGCGACCCGCAGACCGCGGGGGCGATGAACATCCCATGGGCGAGTGCGCGCGCCGCTCTCGTCTACGCCGTGCGCAGCGTCATAGCGCCCGGCGTGAGCGCGAACGACGGCCTGCTGCGCGTGCTCGACATCACCGCGCCCGAGGGCACGGTGGTGAATCCGCTGCCGCCCGCCGCCGTGTCGATCCGCCATAACTCCTGCCAGCGCCTCGCCGATACCCTGATCCGCGCGATGCACCGCATCTGGCCCGACCTCGCGGTGGCGTCGAGTCAGGTGAGCTTCTTCAGCTTCAACATCGGCTCGACTCATCCGCGCACCGGCATCCCCTCCGTGATGGCCGACGTGGTCGGCGGCGGCACCGGCGCGACCCGCGACGGCGACGGCCTCGACGGCGTCGACACCTACATGGCGAACGTCGGCGTCATGCCCACCGAGGTGGTCGAGACCAACTACAACGTGCGCATCCGACGCACCGAGTTCCGTCCGGGTTCGCAGGGCCGCGGCAAGTACAACGGCGGCCTCGGCCTCGTGCGAGAGTACGAGATCCTCGAGCACCCGCAGCACGCCACTTTCTACGCCGAGCAGACCGATTCGCGATTTGCACCCTCGGGCGCTGCCGGAGGCGGCGACGCGCTTCCCACGACGATCACAGTGATCGGGCCCGATGGCGAGGTCATCGACCGTCCCAGGAAGACTTCCCGCGTACTGCAGCCCGGCACGGTCGTGCGGGTCGAGAGCGGCGGCGGGGGTGGCTACGGCGATCCCGGGGAGCGGCCTGAGGAACTGCGCGAGTGGGACACGCGCGAAGGCAGGATCCACTAG
- a CDS encoding polysaccharide deacetylase family protein: protein MAQWPNGHRYAATVSFDFDAEEVWIGENAANASAPGVLSQGAYGPKVGLPLILRLLDKHDVSGSFYVCGKDALRHPDAVRSIIDAGHEVAHHGHSHSSPTGLSEQEERDELQRGLEVLQDLGADVVGYRSPSWEFSAHTLDLLVEAGFEYSSNLLDDIVPYRHPAHDIVEVPVSWILDDAPHFWFANDTWEKTIRSPREVLDVWLPEIDGIARHGGHAMVTTHPMISGRPSRLANLDTVIGHLKDSGAWIATTREIAAHARESGPLRLDLGGER from the coding sequence ATGGCACAGTGGCCGAACGGTCACCGGTACGCGGCGACCGTGAGCTTCGATTTCGATGCGGAGGAGGTGTGGATCGGCGAGAACGCGGCCAACGCGTCCGCTCCCGGCGTGCTCTCGCAGGGCGCCTACGGACCGAAGGTTGGCCTTCCGCTGATCCTGCGCCTGCTCGACAAGCACGACGTGAGCGGCAGCTTCTACGTCTGCGGCAAGGATGCCCTGCGCCACCCCGATGCGGTGCGCTCGATCATCGACGCAGGGCACGAGGTCGCCCATCACGGCCACTCCCACTCCTCGCCGACGGGTCTGAGCGAGCAAGAGGAGCGCGACGAGCTGCAGCGCGGTCTTGAGGTACTGCAGGACCTCGGCGCCGACGTCGTCGGCTACCGCTCGCCCTCGTGGGAGTTCAGCGCTCATACCCTCGACCTGCTCGTCGAGGCAGGCTTCGAGTACAGCTCGAACCTGCTCGACGATATCGTGCCCTACCGCCACCCCGCGCACGACATCGTGGAGGTGCCGGTGTCGTGGATCCTCGATGACGCACCGCACTTCTGGTTCGCAAACGATACCTGGGAGAAAACGATCCGCTCGCCGCGCGAGGTGCTCGACGTGTGGCTGCCCGAGATCGACGGCATCGCACGCCACGGCGGTCATGCGATGGTGACGACTCACCCGATGATCTCGGGTCGCCCCTCGCGGCTCGCGAATCTTGACACCGTGATCGGGCACCTGAAGGATTCGGGCGCGTGGATCGCGACGACCCGCGAGATCGCTGCGCACGCGCGCGAGAGCGGACCCCTGCGTCTTGACCTGGGAGGCGAGCGATGA
- a CDS encoding C45 family autoproteolytic acyltransferase/hydolase yields the protein MNEQPAIGAYPRIRVSGDAAERSHQYGEQAAARIALIRDGYERAFAAKGIDWVGATRIARRYLPAIEQYAPHLLEELRGIAEGSGLTFDEILVINSRSEILSSATRAKGAELARFVGECTSFAIEADRAPTGEAVVGQNWDWLESLQDGVILLEVERTDGPNYVTLVEAGLLGKMVLTQNGVALGMNTLVTSRDAVTDGIPYHLQIRALADAQHVPHALEILGGMPRATSGNFVLSDTSGAVLDIESSPGGPRNLTPIGAAEGTLSHANHFVEPVADGHDLAPISMPDSYVRLGRLRRHLGVVGGVFSEAELQAALRDHVGYPNSVCCHPDMGSGPNERWKSLAAVLLSPKSRVLRYTAGPSCENEWNAIDYAELLG from the coding sequence ATGAACGAGCAGCCCGCGATAGGAGCGTACCCGCGCATCCGCGTCAGTGGAGACGCCGCTGAGCGCTCGCACCAGTACGGCGAGCAGGCCGCGGCCCGCATCGCCCTCATCCGCGACGGATACGAGCGCGCGTTCGCCGCGAAGGGGATCGACTGGGTCGGAGCGACCCGTATCGCCCGCCGCTACCTGCCCGCAATCGAGCAGTACGCCCCGCACCTGCTCGAGGAGCTCCGCGGCATCGCCGAGGGCAGCGGTCTGACGTTCGACGAGATCCTCGTCATCAACTCGCGCTCCGAGATCCTGAGCAGCGCGACACGTGCGAAGGGGGCGGAGCTCGCCCGGTTCGTCGGGGAGTGCACCTCGTTCGCGATCGAGGCCGACCGGGCGCCGACGGGCGAAGCCGTGGTGGGGCAGAATTGGGATTGGCTCGAGTCGCTCCAGGACGGTGTGATCCTGCTCGAGGTCGAGCGCACCGACGGCCCGAACTACGTCACCCTCGTCGAGGCCGGCCTGCTCGGCAAGATGGTGCTCACTCAGAACGGCGTCGCTCTGGGTATGAACACGCTCGTGACGTCGCGCGACGCCGTGACCGACGGCATCCCCTACCACCTCCAGATCCGCGCCCTCGCCGACGCGCAGCACGTGCCGCACGCGCTCGAGATCCTCGGCGGCATGCCGCGCGCTACCTCCGGCAACTTCGTGCTTTCGGATACCTCGGGGGCGGTGCTCGACATCGAGTCGTCGCCGGGCGGGCCGCGCAACCTGACCCCGATCGGTGCGGCCGAAGGGACGTTGTCGCACGCAAACCACTTCGTCGAGCCCGTTGCGGACGGTCACGACCTCGCGCCGATCTCGATGCCCGACAGCTACGTGCGCCTCGGCCGCCTGCGCCGACACCTCGGTGTGGTGGGCGGAGTCTTCTCCGAGGCCGAACTGCAGGCGGCGCTGCGGGATCACGTCGGATACCCGAATTCCGTGTGCTGCCACCCCGATATGGGATCCGGGCCGAACGAGCGCTGGAAGAGCCTCGCCGCAGTGCTGCTGTCGCCGAAGAGCCGCGTACTGCGCTACACGGCGGGCCCGTCCTGCGAGAACGAGTGGAACGCTATCGACTACGCGGAGCTGCTGGGCTGA